The Polypterus senegalus isolate Bchr_013 chromosome 10, ASM1683550v1, whole genome shotgun sequence genomic interval ctaaactgacacttttaagAGAGTACTTTTCAGAGCACTGGTGCACCGTCCTCCATTAGTAGAGTCTGGTTTCCAGAAAGGctaaacttgaaaaagaaaaaaatatgtaagggacagccggcagtttatcccagctgggacgccccagTAACGGAAGGATGGGGGGGAGGCAGCTTATCAAGGATATTGCCCCCCAGGATGATAGACGGCAGCTTCACTGGACTGCAGCAATGCCCCGTATGCCTGCTGGGCAtgatgggacttggagtttggcaacaccgccctgctgggtaccgtgggtgccaccaggagacgctgcagggagactgggGAGTCCCTACTGCTTACATGGCCCGGACGTACTTTGAAGTCAcgtggacggaaggacagaagcacttccgggtcaaggactatttaaaggactgctgcgAACAGCagctcccagcaagctctgtccgctacctcccaactccggctcgcttgctgggaggtgtggaggagaaattaggaattattattgctttattgtggctgtggtgttttGGAGGCActattttgaagaagaaaaatattaaatgtggtCTTAGTGCTTTTAACCcgtgtcctgcgtctgtctgttgggaaaAAGATGGGCAGCAGTGCCACCTAGCATCCACTTACTtacagctaataataataataaaaacgtgTATCATATTTATCTTCTCCTCTCAAGTATGAACTGCATGCACATTTGATTGGATTTTGATATTAACTTATGAACCCTAATAGAAaattgctgtggtgggctggcaccctccccggggtttgtttcctgccttgcaccctgtgttggctgggattggctccagcagacccccatgaacctgtagttaggatagagtgggttggataatggatggataaaagaaaatggtcgtttctgcatgacctttggaggtcagagcaccaggtcggccattgtacagcacccttgtACAGCACCATTGCAGCAACTTTCAGGTTAAAGgctttgctcaagagcccaacggagtaggatcgCTTAAGAAACAAGATAGAACACTTTGCCATCATTGCCACAATTCTTACAGAAGGCATTATTTGTAGTTAACAATAAAGATGTGTCACAGTCCGAGTCCCGACTGCCGGTTACAAAGCACATTAGCTGGGCAgaacattacatacagtataaagacaGATGTGACAGAGACATTTACTGATTGACAATATCACAGAAAGAAATGAGAGAAAGATCCGGGACAGCCTCTGACTTACATATTTCCAACCTAGCGTTGTTTTGCAGCTTTCACAATAAATGTCCGCCACAGCATGCAGGCCTGTCAACAGGACCCTCTCTTCAGCCGGTCCACAGCCCACGTTCACTCTGTTGTGAAGGAGGAAATAATTCAAGTGTTAATATTCAGAAAAAGAAATAGCAACATGCAAAGTtaatatactgtcacacatgtgcctcTGAGGATCACCTTGCGGGCTTAcctgaggtaagcaataccaccccaggaCGAAGGGGGGAGCCGTTGCTAACAGTATCATCTATTTCTATTCCCACAGCTCTGAGAAAACACCCACTCAGGggaactgactccgccccttccgggCAGAGGACTATAAACTCGAGGCACACccagaaggtggcatctcatttggCCGTAGACTCCACGCAGGACAGATCTCCACCCCAGACCTGACCGCTCACTGCGGCCTAgcgtttttagtttgtttttgcgCCACCGCGTACTATTTCTGATCTTGCCAGCACCATTATTAAAACGGGATGACCCGGTTGCCACTCCCAATGTTTATTTTGGATCTCGTGTCATACCTCACTCGACCACAAGAAATAgaaacatatccatccatccatccattgtctaacccgctgaatccgaatagggtcacgggggtctgctggagccaatcccagccaacacagggcacaaggcaggaaccaatcctgggcagggtgccaacccaccgcaggacacacacaaacacacccacacaccaagcacacactagggacaagttagaatcaccaatccacctaacctgcatgtctttggattgtgggaggaaaccggagcgcccggaggaaacccacgcagacacgggagaacatgcaaactccacgcagggaggacccgggaagcgaacccgggtctcctaactgcgaggcatcagcgctaccactgcaccaccatgccgccctagaaACATATCAAAGAGTCAAATTTATTGTGCAAAATTTAACAAGTACAGTGGAGATGCTGGTAGcatgaaaagcacaggacgcaagCACACAATAGACACCATggagaaaacataaaataaatgattgtggTTTAGACTATGGGGACTCCATGAGTCTCCAGAATTTTAGTTTTACAAGAGAGTGGTGTCGTTTCAGTTGGCTTCAGGGGCTTTAGTCCCAAGATCTCAGGCATTCAGCTCCTGATCTTCAAAACTCCAAGTCAagccaagttggggagcatgcactggtacagtacgttgccacacccactacatgacaaaacaactcgggatcccaggtGGCAACCCttggcagacacacggtccagtcccaccctccagaaatgaccctctatctctaTCTTCAAAACACAAAATCTCATGATTTCATCTCACCGTCAAGAAACACCCCCATCCCATGATCTCAAGCATTCTGCTACTGATCATCAAGAAACACCCCATCCCATCCCATGATCTTCAAGAGCCCAGTCCCCCCTTTCCTCCCCTTTCTGCTCATCAGCAGTATGAAAACCTAAAGGGGACAACTTCTACAACTAGCATGGAACTCCACGGGTGCCAAACCCAAGACCACCCCCACCTCACCccccgacacacacacacttttccaTTTTACATACTTGTAGGATTCGCAGATTTATCTGAAGGGGGCTAGGAACCCACTAAGTGATGCGTAATGTGTTACAGAAGATGTTTTCTGGTCTCCATCTGTATTCTGGTGTCCATCACCCTAGAAAAACGTACCTTCATCTTACTGAAATTGGAGAGACTCTGATTATTGTTTTCTGGGGCATCACTTAAAGTAAGTGTTTTGATTACTTATTCTGCTATTAAATAACACTAGAGagcttaaaataatacattttggatATAATAACATGCAGAAGTTACACCGTTCTAAGGTCCAAAAAATGAACCCTAAAAGAAACCTAACTTCACCATTCCAGTGCCGATGAGGTTCAGGTTGTAAAGCTCAGACACTTTACTGATAACAAGCTCAAAACCCATAGGGTTCTAGAATATTCTGGCACAGGACACTAGAACAGTGAAGTTCCAGATATGAATAGGTGAACGTTACAAGAAACTCATCTTCGGTTTTCCAAAGTAAGAGAGGTTCAGGCTACAAAATACTTGTAGGCCAGGAATTTGAGATCTTACAAGATGTTGTTTCACAAGATGATGCTTCTCCAGCCCCCTCGGAATGGACTCTCTTTCGgtacagtaacattttagaagagAGGGGTTAAGAATGAAATTACCATAACCTGGCATTCtcaaaccttcttaatccaattctgggttGCTGGGGCTCAGAACCCATCCAGGCATAATTGGgcacaagccctgggcagggtgtcagtcTATCCAGACTGAATAGGATTTAAATGATCATTAAATAATCTAACATCCTCAAAGCTGCTAAATCCAGTTCTGGGCCAAAAGGACAGAAGGTGTCAACCAGCGCTGGTTTGGGTGTCAGCCTGTCCCGACTGGATGACCATAAAATAAACTAACATCCTCAAACCTGTTTAGTTCAGTTCTAGGCCAAAAGGGCACAAGCTGTCAACTAGCGTCAGCCTATCTTTGGGCCacttcacacacactcacacttgcaCGGGGCCAATTTAGATTTGGAAACTGACTTTGGAAAGGTGAGAGGAAGACTCAGGGCAAAAGAActtacaaactccaggcagacaaTGACTAGTCACAAAGTTTGAACCCAGCACATCcataccaaaaaacaaaatccaaacagcACCAGCTGAACGGTAAGGCACATTATAATTTACAAATTTTCATCAGTTTTGAAAGACATGGTACCTACACGGAATTGAAAAGGTAAGCTCTTCCTTGACTCCCTTGGAAGGACTGGAATAAAAGaaagagatttgaaaaaaaaataaatgataacatttgcaataattaaaaaaaaataaaaaagtcaaaccAAGCATCTCAATCTGTCCAGtatgctgcattcatttttaacATGTACCTTAGAAATGAGTTGGTGGTGGTCAGCAAGATGGGCTCTGCAGTGGATGCAGCTGTACGTTCGGACACCCATTGGCAGGTAAGAGCGAAAGGTCCTGGCATGTTGTTCTGCCTGTGCCGTGCCTCCGCGGGGTGCCATTGCCGCGACGCTGTTGGCATTGCCCCTTCCGATCGCACGGTGGGCAGGGACACTGCCGAGCACTGGGGGGTGCAGTTGGAGTAGCCCAATATGTGGGGCGCCTGCGTTATTGCCAGGGTTCTGGGGCGCTGCGCAGACCCCACAGAGACGCTGGCAAGAAAAGCAGGTCGACAGCAGGGTGCCTAGGCTCGCCGTGGTGTTGTGCTGACCTTGACAGGGGGGCACTTCGCCAACCCCTCAGATTATTGTACTTGTGCTATGAGAAGAAGGAAAGCACATACTATTCTAGATGTCGGCGAGGCCACACGTGCAAATCGACGTCGTCTTCATGCTGTACGGCGGCGCAACGGTTTGGCTCCGATTGTTTGAAAGCAAAGCGAACGTGTTAGTCGGAGCCGCGCAGGGGACTTCTCCTGAAGCGCGTGAGCGGGTCCAAGTTCTCGATAGCGCGCGCCTGTTTGGTGTGCGTGTGGATGAGCACGCGCCGTCCGAGATGCGTGTCAACTCGTGTGCGCTTGTTTATTTTGCTTGCAGAGCAGCAGAAGACGGTGCCCTGCAAAAAAGCTCAAGCATGCCGCCTTCCGTGTGACCGCACGTGACGAAGTTAAACAAGTAAATCTCGTTCACAAGGATCGACTGCGATGCCGCACTTCATTCACAGTCCGAAAAAATCAATCCCTTTTGAGTATTCTTGCAGAAGCCATGCAATAGGGGACACAGCGATTTTGACAAGCAAAAGCGTATTTTGGCATCGTTCGACTTTATTCATGCCTGTGTTTCAAAATTCAACAGCATTAAGCGCACTTACACAACATAAACATTACGGCATTATATATTTACTTTCCGAGAATCCGGAGACGAAAGCAGTGCACGAACGACCATAAGACTACCCGGGTGAAAGAATCAATTTCGGAGAGTGCGCATCTGCCTCTTCTGATCAATTTTAATAACGATCTGCCAGTATTTATCGGAACGGCTTTGTCTTCTGATCCCGGAGAGGTGAGAAGAAGCGTCGGGCAGCCTGTGAGCTCCTGCGTCTCTACTTCAATGGCTGAATGAAGGTCTTGGGCATCAAAACATTGAGTCATCAGTGACGACGAGGTGGAggaggagggggaggaggaggaggaggagaaggcgGGGGCGGCGAAGACAGCGAACAGGAGACAAAGGGTGACAGGGGTGACGAACACAGGGGAGAAGCAAGGAATACGGAGGGAGATCTTCACCGCTGCACGTTCCGCCGTTTCTGAGCGGCTAGCTAACGCGAGTCTCAACTCATACAATAACAACGACACtcgaggaaaaaaaaactggttgTAATTATaaattgttattaaataaaagtCCTCATGATAACCCAGTAGAAAGCAATGTCATGCAAATGCCAGTGTTTAGCACCTATCTAATACAGATACACCGCCAATCAATCCTGATAAAGATCAACAAAAATAAAGTTCGTGTTTTAACTTTTTGtgttaagaatattttttttgtctgtcaaataAACATCATTTTGTATAGTGCCGTTTATTGTACAGTGTACgttataataaatgtttttggCTACTGTTAAACTTTTTCAGAGTTCCTCCCAACAGTTCTCCTGCTTCAATAACGCATTTCCCTTCCTTGTACTTCAGGCTTGTCTCAAATGCCTGTTGATACAAAACGTTAGACATATTTGGAAGAAGAGTTAAAACTAGATGATGTCCTAGCTACATTTACATGTACTTGTTTAttaaaggcggcacggtggcgcagtggtagcgctgctgcctcgcagtaaggaggcctgggttcgcttcctggagtttgcatgttctccccgtcctcccacagtccgggttaggtgcactggtgattgtaaattgtcccgtgtgtgtgtgtgtgtgtgttctgcggtgggctggcatcctgcctgggatttattcctgccttgcgccctgtgctggctgggattggctccagtagaccacatgaccctgtagttaggattgaATTGGGTTGGATGATGGGATGTTTATTCAAAGcagcttacaaaagaggtcaatgtAATGGTGTCAATAAACATCAGTGTGAGGTGTgagaacaagtgtgacaggacaaggtgcCAAAACTTGATcaacacaagtgaagagctcagaacaaaaataaaaatgagtttcaAATCCTGGATTGCACGAAAACTGACAACGCAGACAGAAATTTATCAAACAAAGGAGCCCCCAAATGCCTCGTAAACACACTGAGGGGATCAGAAGGAGacgggcagctcgttccaccatcTAGGAGATGCACATGAagtgtctggattgagatttgatgccaaaCACCATGCATCAGCATACCTGAGTGAACAAGAAAGAGCAAAGGATGTACATGGAGACCGCTAGAGTCACTGGGGGGGGTGCCTTAACCCCTGATCTCTGGCATCCCATTCCTAATCTTCAAGTGGATTGCTACTCTCTGTGCCTCCTCCTCCAGTCCCATCAATGTGACATTCATGTTCGACTCACACAGAACCACTCAGGGCACTCATTCAAAACCCTACAGCCCCCGAACCCTCCAATCTGACTTCCACGCACAACTCGCATGACAATCAGAGGGAAGGCTAATCTCATAATTTCTGCTAAAAATAATGGCACACTTCATGCTGACCCGTTAACTACTCCATagacaagcatcaaggatttgaactacAGGGAGTCACTGTGATGATCTAAATAGAGAAGCTCGCTGAATACCAGATGTGCTACTGCAttctgaatcatctgcagtgtcCTGGGGGCACATGTCGGTAATCCTGCTAGTAGAGAAGTATAGtaatccagatgtgacaagaccagagCCTGGACCTGGAGTTTTACATTCAGTACGCCGTCAGCTACAATCTGATCTTGCTGATGTTGTATAGAGTGAATTTTCAAGACTGAGGGACCATAGAAACAAGGTCCTTAAAGGACAGCTAGTCATCAATTACCTCCTGAAGGTTGCATACGGACTTGGTGGGTGGTAACAATAATGAACCAAGCCGAATACAGATGGGGTACTGAATAGATGGATTAGCTGACAAGATAGTCTGTCTTCGCCAGTTTGCCTCATCCATGTTGCAATATGCTAATGTCCTAACTGATACTGTGTTGTCCTCTGGAGGGAACGACTGGACCATCTGTAGCCTCTGCATATGATTGATAAGAAAAACCATGAGACATGACGATAGGCCTTAGTGAAGGGATGTATAGAGAGATGATGAGAGGGTACAGTCCTTAAGGCACCCTCATACTTGCCTGGTGTACTTTTGACATCGCTCCTCACCATGACACATGGTAGGATCTGACAAAGAGGTAGGACTCAGAGATCCTGAGGGTGGTCCCTGTGATACCAAAATCAGAGATGGGGCAAGGAGGATCTGGCGGTTGactgtgttgaaggcagaggaaaGATCTAGCAGGATGAGGACACATGATAGGTTGGTAGCTCTAGCCAACCGTGACATGTTGACAATGCTAAGTAGAACCGTCTCGGTGGAATGGCCCCTCTTGAAGCTTGACTGATTAGGATCAAGGAGAAAGGACGAGATATGGTTAGAGTTGGCACATCCTGATGTTTCACATAGAAAGGAGAGAGAGGAGAGGGGAGATGCTGActtgttgtgcttgaaagtttgtgaaccctttagaattttatatatttctgcataaatatgacctgaaacatcatcagattttcactcaagtcctaaaagtggataaagagaaaccagctaaacaaataagacaaaaatattatacttggtcatttatttattgaggaaaatgattgaatattacatatttgtgagtggcaaaagtatgtgaacctttgctttcagtatctggtgtgaccccccaaccCCCGCCTTTGCtacaataactgcaactaaacttttccggtaacttttgctcattcctgcacactaacttggaggaattttcgcccatttcttccgtacagaacagcttcaactctgggatgttggtgggtttcctcacatgaactgctcgcttcaggtccttccacaacatttcaattggattaaggtcaggactttgacttggccattccaaaacattcactttattcttctttaaccattctttggtagaacgacttgtgtgcttagggtcgttgtcttgctgcatgacccaccttctcttgagattcagttcatggacagatgtcctgacattttcctttagaattctctgatataattcagaattcattgttccatcaatgaaggcaagccgtcctggcccagatgcagcaaaactggTCCAAACATTATACtactaccaccatgtttcacagatgagataaggttcttatgctggaatgcagtgttttcctttctccaaacataacgctttttatttaaaccaagaagtt includes:
- the LOC120538121 gene encoding protein yippee-like 2 — protein: MAPRGGTAQAEQHARTFRSYLPMGVRTYSCIHCRAHLADHHQLISKSFQGSQGRAYLFNSVVNVGCGPAEERVLLTGLHAVADIYCESCKTTLGWKYEHAFETSQKYKEGKYIIEVAHMVKENCWE